A single Arachnia propionica DNA region contains:
- a CDS encoding TIGR02678 family protein, with the protein MLGNDHSEIQAAFTGLLANPIVTPWRHPELHVLVHRHAAVLNVWAKRVGYLLVGINRCYRLRRPPIGGGVALPATTPPPRGQLVLALYTASCLEASPGESLTLQELSDDVARLAQINGGWPYDPNRRPDRQRLLAAIQLLIGHGVLEERTSGTLQNDWERTGSGIGAGYLLHRDALMLLVDTNDVDLALARRVDGGQDARGQELLRILVECQALYPQELPESHRDYLTRQRSRLVERAEELTGGRVEVRSDALVLVMPASRELPEGLVCGFPDATTLDWVTLAMIDALCPGAAGFHRVPADRVLAAAEDIHRGREKQLTVALRESATAIRDAVAGRLGELGLLRVEAGDWILAPAAGRYRDAELTSGEEE; encoded by the coding sequence ATGCTGGGCAACGACCACTCCGAGATCCAGGCCGCCTTCACCGGCCTGCTGGCGAACCCCATCGTCACGCCCTGGAGACATCCCGAACTGCACGTGCTGGTGCACCGTCACGCCGCCGTCCTGAACGTCTGGGCGAAGCGGGTGGGCTATCTCCTGGTTGGCATCAATCGCTGCTACCGGTTGCGCAGGCCACCCATCGGGGGAGGAGTGGCTCTTCCCGCGACCACGCCACCGCCCCGCGGCCAGCTGGTGCTGGCCTTGTACACCGCCAGTTGCCTGGAGGCCAGCCCCGGGGAGTCACTGACCCTCCAGGAACTTTCCGACGATGTGGCGCGGCTGGCGCAGATCAACGGCGGCTGGCCCTACGACCCGAACCGCCGCCCGGACCGGCAGCGGCTGCTCGCCGCCATCCAGCTGCTCATCGGGCACGGGGTGCTGGAGGAACGCACCTCAGGCACCTTGCAGAACGACTGGGAGCGCACCGGATCCGGGATCGGCGCCGGCTACCTGCTGCACCGGGACGCCCTGATGCTGCTGGTGGACACCAATGACGTCGACCTCGCCCTGGCGCGCCGGGTCGACGGCGGCCAGGACGCCCGGGGACAGGAACTGCTGCGGATCCTGGTGGAATGCCAGGCCCTGTATCCCCAGGAGCTTCCCGAATCCCACCGCGACTACCTGACCCGGCAACGCAGCCGCCTGGTGGAGCGGGCCGAGGAACTGACCGGAGGCCGGGTCGAGGTGCGCAGCGACGCCCTCGTGCTGGTGATGCCCGCATCCCGAGAACTGCCCGAGGGGTTGGTTTGCGGTTTCCCCGACGCCACCACCTTGGATTGGGTGACGCTGGCCATGATCGACGCGCTGTGCCCGGGGGCGGCAGGATTCCACCGGGTTCCTGCCGACCGGGTGCTGGCCGCCGCGGAAGACATTCACCGTGGCAGGGAGAAACAACTCACGGTGGCCCTGAGGGAATCCGCCACGGCGATCCGCGACGCCGTGGCGGGGCGGTTGGGGGAACTCGGTCTACTCAGGGTGGAGGCCGGGGACTGGATTCTCGCCCCGGCCGCGGGGCGCTACCGCGATGCCGAACTGACCTCGGGCGAGGAGGAGTGA